One genomic region from Electrophorus electricus isolate fEleEle1 chromosome 25, fEleEle1.pri, whole genome shotgun sequence encodes:
- the ttf2 gene encoding transcription termination factor 2 isoform X4 — MEKVLCERHGTVCLLKTGVKEGPNKGRSFYVCTAASCGFAPAAEVPPSHCLHHEDALVELQALLLSETHNNHRLLFRCVTGKQAGEKWCGSVPWTTEKDAEKRPLLDKKDQVSNMPPVRNPFKAPSKMDKTSEWRKLEDSARGETLKSHEKRREDAHGTKAGTPGAAGDWESGHGLNREETASEPSESWRSKKLPPGMKIKARASGEEQSWKEKGTENGSKSEKPRGQDKEERKETKSAAPKNPEALGENTAHTNAEQRPGPQSGKSGSARPVVDVSASKTAHRTEWSERQEKNTAQALFGDWSGSDGDEDDDDDDDGDDDVQLVSVQPAPQLTSPAALVQTTLTSYPGFHAASQVKGQEEDPRALHNQLSTQLKQKKATLSAVNVSVLPDKGERLKSQVKQLEEALESLSLTPDQLTESRDADRDTWRRPTPKETNPFSPAGCATTPAGLPLSQGSSHTSSAMSQIQAFYGGRMTEDRLLAVRNATTEAIDHLHQSLESCPSPDTEAADPRGLKVQLLPHQRSALAWLLWRETQKPCGGMLADDMGLGKTLTMIALILDQKKKGEKNPELEGWISKTDSPTVASRGTLIICPASLVHHWKKEIEKHVKGNRLSVYLYHGPNRQRSTSVLAEHDVVVTTYSLVSKEVPVEKEDAGKAGELSPLLRVVWARVVLDEAHNIKNPKVQTSMAVCKLRARARWAVTGTPIQNNLLDMYSLLKFLRCSPFDEYKLWKAQVDNGSKRGAERLNILTRSLLLRRTKDQQDSTGKPLVSLPGRLCRVHRVKLSEDEQSVYDVLFAQSRSTLQNYLRRQEGTDRPVGDGSNPFEKVAREFGIEQQGARPGASSTIHILSLLLRLRQCCCHLSLLKKTLDPSELQGDGVALSLEEQLCALSLSDTADSDTKATVSLNGNVFRADLFEESRQSTKISAILIEMQEIRKKSQKSVIVSQWTSMLHIVAVHLKKMGLHFGVIDGTVNPKRRMDLVEDFNTNPKGPQVMLVSLCAGGVGINLTGGNHLFLIDMHWNPALEDQACDRIYRVGQHRDVTIHKFTCEGTVEDKISSLQEKKKELAQKVLSGTGSSFTKLSLADLRVIFGV, encoded by the exons ATGGAGAAGGTTCTCTGCGAGCGACATG GCACCGTCTGCCTGCTGAAGACGGGAGTGAAGGAAGGCCCGAACAAAGGCAGAAGCTTCTACGTCTGCACTGCGGCATCGTGCGGGTTTGCGCCAGCAGCTGA GGTCCCACCATCACACTGTCTCCACCATGAAGATGCCCTGGTTGAACTTCAAGCTTTACTTCTCAGTGAGACACATAATAATCACAg GTTGCTGTTTCGCTGCGTAACCGGGAAACAGGCAGGAGAAAAGTGGTGTGGCAGTGTTCCATGGACAACGGAG AAAGACGCTGAGAAGAGACCTTTATTGGACAAGAAGGACCAGGTGTCCAACATGCCCCCAGTTAGAAATCCGTTCAAAGCTCCCAGTAAGATGGACAAAACCTCTGAGTGGAGAAAACTGGAGGACTCGGCGAGAGGAGAGACGCTGAAAAGCCATGAGAAACGCAGAGAGGACGCACACGGAACAAAAGCGGGAACGCCGGGAGCGGCTGGCGACTGGGAAAGTGGGCATGGCCTCAATAGGGAGGAAACCGCTTCAGAACCTTCAGAGTCATGGAGAAGCAAGAAACTTCCTCCTGGGATGAAGATTAAGGCACGAGCATCtggtgaggagcagagctggaagGAGAAGGGAACTGAGAATGGGAGTAAATCGGAGAAACCCAGAGGCCAGGAcaaggaggagaggaaggaaacCAAGTCAGCTGCTCCTAAGAACCCGGAGGCCCTGGGGGagaacacagctcacactaaCGCTGAGCAGCGTCCGGGTCCACAGAGCGGTAAATCAGGCAGCGCCAGGCCTGTCGTAGATGTTTCAGCTTCTAAGACTGCCCACAGAACAGAGTGGAGCGAGAGACAGGAGAAGAACACTGCACAAGCTCTGTTTGGAGACTGGAGTGGTAgtgatggtgatgaagatgatgatgatgatgatgatggtgatgatgatgttcAGCTGGTCTCCGTGCAGCCCGCGCCCCAGCTGACCTCTCCGGCCGCACTCGTGCAGACAACCCTCACCTCTTATCCAGGCTTCCACGCTGCCTcgcaggtcaaaggtcaggagGAAGACCCCAGAGCTCTGCACAACCAGCTTTCAACACAGCTGAAACAGAAGAAG gccACACTCTCAGCGGTGAACGTGTCCGTTCTGCCTGATAAGGGCGAGAGGCTGAAGTCTCAAGTGAAGCAGCTGGAAGAAGCTCTGGAGTCTCTGAGTCTGACGCCCGATCAGCTCACTG AGTCCAGGGACGCAGACAGAGACACCTGGCGGAGACCCACACCCAAGGAGACCAACCCTTTTAGCCCAGCAGGGTGCGCCACCACCCCAGCAGGTCTGCCTCTCAGCCAGGGCTCCTCCCACACATCCTCAG CGATGTCCCAGATCCAGGCTTTCTACGGCGGCAGGATGACGGAGGACAGGCTTCTGGCCGTGCGCAACGCCACCACCGAAGCCATTGACCACCTCCACCAATCCCTGGAATCATGCCCTTCCCCCGACACGGAGGCCGCCGACCCCAGAGGACTGAAG GTGCAGTTGTTGCCCCATCAGAGGAGCGCGCTGGCCTGGCTcctgtggagagagacacagaaaccCTGTGGGGGCATGCTGG cGGACGACATGGGTTTGGGGAAGACCCTCACAATGATCGCTCTAATTCTGGACCAGAAGAAGAAAGGCGAGAAGAACCCAGAGCTGGAGGGATGGATCTCCAAAACTG ACTCACCCACAGTGGCATCACGTGGAACTCTGATCATCTGTCCGGCGTCTCTGGTGCATCACTGGAAGAAGGAGATCGAGAAACATGTGAAGGGCAACAGActgagtgtgtatctgtaccACGGACCCAACCGTCAGAGGAGCACGAGcgt ACTGGCGGAGCACGATGTGGTCGTCACCACCTACAGTCTGGTTTCTAAGGAGGTCCCTGTGGAGAAGGAGGATGCTGGAAAG GCAGGCGAGCTGTCCCCTCTCCTGCGCGTGGTCTGGGCCCGCGTGGTTCTGGACGAGGCCCATAACATCAAGAACCCGAAGGTGCAGACGTCTATGGCCGTGTGCAAGTTACGGGCCCGGGCACGCTGGGCCGTCACTGGGACTCCAATCCAGAACAACCTGCTGGATATGTACTCACTGCTGAA gtTTCTGAGGTGCTCTCCGTTTGATGAATATAAGCTGTGGAAGGCTCAGGTAGACAACGGTTCTAAGAGAGGTGCAGAGAGACTGAACATTCTCACCAGGTCTCTCCTGCTACGCAGAACCAAAGACCAGCAGGACTCTACAGGCAAACCTctg GTGTCCCTGCCTGGGAGACTCTGCAGAGTGCACAGGGTGAAGCTGTCCGAGGACGAGCAGTCTGTCTATGACGTGCTGTTTGCCCAGTCCAG GTCTACGCTTCAGAACTACCTGCGGAGACAGGAGGGGACAGACAGGCCAGTAGGAGACGGGAGCAACCCCTTTGAGAAGG TAGCGCGTGAGTTTGGCATAGAGCAGCAGGGGGCTCGGCCAGGGGCCTCCAGCACTATCCACATTCTGTCTCTGCTGCTGCGACTTAGACAATGTTGCTGCCACCTGTCCCTGCTCAAGAAG ACGCTGGACCCGTCGGAGCTGCAGGGTGATGGGGTAGCCCTGTCTCTGGAGGAGCAGTTATGTGCCCTCTCTCTGTCGGATACCGCTGACTCTGACACCAAGGCCACGGTCTCCCTCAACGGGAACGTCTTCCGCGCCGATCTCTTTGAGGAGAGCCGGCAGAGCACCAAG ATTTCAGCAATACTTATTGAGATGCAGGAGATTCGTAAGAAAAGCCAGAAGAG tgtgATTGTGTCCCAGTGGACCAGTATGCTACACATCGTGGCTGTCCACCTGAAGAAGATGGGGCTTCACTTTGGTGTCATAGACGGCACAGTGAACCCTAAACGCCGCATGGACCTGGTGGAGGACttcaacactaaccctaaaggGCCACAG gtgatGCTGGTGTCACTGTGTGCTGGAGGAGTGGGGATTAACCTGACTGGTGGGAACCATCTCTTCCTCATAGACATGCACTG GAATCCAGCTCTGGAGGACCAAGCCTGCGACCGAATCTACAGAGTGGGTCAGCATCGTGATGTCACCATTCACAA GTTTACATGTGAGGGTACAGTGGAGGACAAGATTTCCTCTCTgcaagagaagaagaaggaacTGGCCCAAAAGGTCCTGTCTGGAACTGGGTCCTCCTTCACCAAGCTGTCTCTGGCTGATCTCAGGGTCATCTTCggcgtgtag
- the ttf2 gene encoding transcription termination factor 2 isoform X5 produces MEKVLCERHGTVCLLKTGVKEGPNKGRSFYVCTAASCGFAPAAEVPPSHCLHHEDALVELQALLLSETHNNHRLLFRCVTGKQAGEKWCGSVPWTTEKDAEKRPLLDKKDQVSNMPPVRNPFKAPSKMDKTSEWRKLEDSARGETLKSHEKRREDAHGTKAGTPGAAGDWESGHGLNREETASEPSESWRSKKLPPGMKIKARASGEEQSWKEKGTENGSKSEKPRGQDKEERKETKSAAPKNPEALGENTAHTNAEQRPGPQSGKSGSARPVVDVSASKTAHRTEWSERQEKNTAQALFGDWSGSDGDEDDDDDDDGDDDVQLVSVQPAPQLTSPAALVQTTLTSYPGFHAASQVKGQEEDPRALHNQLSTQLKQKKATLSAVNVSVLPDKGERLKSQVKQLEEALESLSLTPDQLTESRDADRDTWRRPTPKETNPFSPAGCATTPAGLPLSQGSSHTSSGNPSPSPSQEGPYSCFSGVNNLFVSVPCAVAAMSQIQAFYGGRMTEDRLLAVRNATTEAIDHLHQSLESCPSPDTEAADPRGLKVQLLPHQRSALAWLLWRETQKPCGGMLADDMGLGKTLTMIALILDQKKKGEKNPELEGWISKTDSPTVASRGTLIICPASLVHHWKKEIEKHVKGNRLSVYLYHGPNRQRSTSVLAEHDVVVTTYSLVSKEVPVEKEDAGKAGELSPLLRVVWARVVLDEAHNIKNPKVQTSMAVCKLRARARWAVTGTPIQNNLLDMYSLLKFLRCSPFDEYKLWKAQVDNGSKRGAERLNILTRSLLLRRTKDQQDSTGKPLVSLPGRLCRVHRVKLSEDEQSVYDVLFAQSRSTLQNYLRRQEGTDRPVGDGSNPFEKVAREFGIEQQGARPGASSTIHILSLLLRLRQCCCHLSLLKKTLDPSELQGDGVALSLEEQLCALSLSDTADSDTKATVSLNGNVFRADLFEESRQSTKISAILIEMQEIRKKSQKRR; encoded by the exons ATGGAGAAGGTTCTCTGCGAGCGACATG GCACCGTCTGCCTGCTGAAGACGGGAGTGAAGGAAGGCCCGAACAAAGGCAGAAGCTTCTACGTCTGCACTGCGGCATCGTGCGGGTTTGCGCCAGCAGCTGA GGTCCCACCATCACACTGTCTCCACCATGAAGATGCCCTGGTTGAACTTCAAGCTTTACTTCTCAGTGAGACACATAATAATCACAg GTTGCTGTTTCGCTGCGTAACCGGGAAACAGGCAGGAGAAAAGTGGTGTGGCAGTGTTCCATGGACAACGGAG AAAGACGCTGAGAAGAGACCTTTATTGGACAAGAAGGACCAGGTGTCCAACATGCCCCCAGTTAGAAATCCGTTCAAAGCTCCCAGTAAGATGGACAAAACCTCTGAGTGGAGAAAACTGGAGGACTCGGCGAGAGGAGAGACGCTGAAAAGCCATGAGAAACGCAGAGAGGACGCACACGGAACAAAAGCGGGAACGCCGGGAGCGGCTGGCGACTGGGAAAGTGGGCATGGCCTCAATAGGGAGGAAACCGCTTCAGAACCTTCAGAGTCATGGAGAAGCAAGAAACTTCCTCCTGGGATGAAGATTAAGGCACGAGCATCtggtgaggagcagagctggaagGAGAAGGGAACTGAGAATGGGAGTAAATCGGAGAAACCCAGAGGCCAGGAcaaggaggagaggaaggaaacCAAGTCAGCTGCTCCTAAGAACCCGGAGGCCCTGGGGGagaacacagctcacactaaCGCTGAGCAGCGTCCGGGTCCACAGAGCGGTAAATCAGGCAGCGCCAGGCCTGTCGTAGATGTTTCAGCTTCTAAGACTGCCCACAGAACAGAGTGGAGCGAGAGACAGGAGAAGAACACTGCACAAGCTCTGTTTGGAGACTGGAGTGGTAgtgatggtgatgaagatgatgatgatgatgatgatggtgatgatgatgttcAGCTGGTCTCCGTGCAGCCCGCGCCCCAGCTGACCTCTCCGGCCGCACTCGTGCAGACAACCCTCACCTCTTATCCAGGCTTCCACGCTGCCTcgcaggtcaaaggtcaggagGAAGACCCCAGAGCTCTGCACAACCAGCTTTCAACACAGCTGAAACAGAAGAAG gccACACTCTCAGCGGTGAACGTGTCCGTTCTGCCTGATAAGGGCGAGAGGCTGAAGTCTCAAGTGAAGCAGCTGGAAGAAGCTCTGGAGTCTCTGAGTCTGACGCCCGATCAGCTCACTG AGTCCAGGGACGCAGACAGAGACACCTGGCGGAGACCCACACCCAAGGAGACCAACCCTTTTAGCCCAGCAGGGTGCGCCACCACCCCAGCAGGTCTGCCTCTCAGCCAGGGCTCCTCCCACACATCCTCAGGTAACCCCTCCCCATCCCCCTCTCAGGAAGGGCCATACAGCTGCTTTTCTGGAGTAAACAATTTGTTTGTTTCCGTCCCGTGTGCTGTGGCAGCGATGTCCCAGATCCAGGCTTTCTACGGCGGCAGGATGACGGAGGACAGGCTTCTGGCCGTGCGCAACGCCACCACCGAAGCCATTGACCACCTCCACCAATCCCTGGAATCATGCCCTTCCCCCGACACGGAGGCCGCCGACCCCAGAGGACTGAAG GTGCAGTTGTTGCCCCATCAGAGGAGCGCGCTGGCCTGGCTcctgtggagagagacacagaaaccCTGTGGGGGCATGCTGG cGGACGACATGGGTTTGGGGAAGACCCTCACAATGATCGCTCTAATTCTGGACCAGAAGAAGAAAGGCGAGAAGAACCCAGAGCTGGAGGGATGGATCTCCAAAACTG ACTCACCCACAGTGGCATCACGTGGAACTCTGATCATCTGTCCGGCGTCTCTGGTGCATCACTGGAAGAAGGAGATCGAGAAACATGTGAAGGGCAACAGActgagtgtgtatctgtaccACGGACCCAACCGTCAGAGGAGCACGAGcgt ACTGGCGGAGCACGATGTGGTCGTCACCACCTACAGTCTGGTTTCTAAGGAGGTCCCTGTGGAGAAGGAGGATGCTGGAAAG GCAGGCGAGCTGTCCCCTCTCCTGCGCGTGGTCTGGGCCCGCGTGGTTCTGGACGAGGCCCATAACATCAAGAACCCGAAGGTGCAGACGTCTATGGCCGTGTGCAAGTTACGGGCCCGGGCACGCTGGGCCGTCACTGGGACTCCAATCCAGAACAACCTGCTGGATATGTACTCACTGCTGAA gtTTCTGAGGTGCTCTCCGTTTGATGAATATAAGCTGTGGAAGGCTCAGGTAGACAACGGTTCTAAGAGAGGTGCAGAGAGACTGAACATTCTCACCAGGTCTCTCCTGCTACGCAGAACCAAAGACCAGCAGGACTCTACAGGCAAACCTctg GTGTCCCTGCCTGGGAGACTCTGCAGAGTGCACAGGGTGAAGCTGTCCGAGGACGAGCAGTCTGTCTATGACGTGCTGTTTGCCCAGTCCAG GTCTACGCTTCAGAACTACCTGCGGAGACAGGAGGGGACAGACAGGCCAGTAGGAGACGGGAGCAACCCCTTTGAGAAGG TAGCGCGTGAGTTTGGCATAGAGCAGCAGGGGGCTCGGCCAGGGGCCTCCAGCACTATCCACATTCTGTCTCTGCTGCTGCGACTTAGACAATGTTGCTGCCACCTGTCCCTGCTCAAGAAG ACGCTGGACCCGTCGGAGCTGCAGGGTGATGGGGTAGCCCTGTCTCTGGAGGAGCAGTTATGTGCCCTCTCTCTGTCGGATACCGCTGACTCTGACACCAAGGCCACGGTCTCCCTCAACGGGAACGTCTTCCGCGCCGATCTCTTTGAGGAGAGCCGGCAGAGCACCAAG ATTTCAGCAATACTTATTGAGATGCAGGAGATTCGTAAGAAAAGCCAGAAGAG gcgctga
- the ttf2 gene encoding transcription termination factor 2 isoform X6 codes for MEKVLCERHGTVCLLKTGVKEGPNKGRSFYVCTAASCGFAPAAEVPPSHCLHHEDALVELQALLLSETHNNHRLLFRCVTGKQAGEKWCGSVPWTTEKDAEKRPLLDKKDQVSNMPPVRNPFKAPSKMDKTSEWRKLEDSARGETLKSHEKRREDAHGTKAGTPGAAGDWESGHGLNREETASEPSESWRSKKLPPGMKIKARASGEEQSWKEKGTENGSKSEKPRGQDKEERKETKSAAPKNPEALGENTAHTNAEQRPGPQSGKSGSARPVVDVSASKTAHRTEWSERQEKNTAQALFGDWSGSDGDEDDDDDDDGDDDVQLVSVQPAPQLTSPAALVQTTLTSYPGFHAASQVKGQEEDPRALHNQLSTQLKQKKATLSAVNVSVLPDKGERLKSQVKQLEEALESLSLTPDQLTESRDADRDTWRRPTPKETNPFSPAGCATTPAGLPLSQGSSHTSSGNPSPSPSQEGPYSCFSGVNNLFVSVPCAVAAMSQIQAFYGGRMTEDRLLAVRNATTEAIDHLHQSLESCPSPDTEAADPRGLKVQLLPHQRSALAWLLWRETQKPCGGMLADDMGLGKTLTMIALILDQKKKGEKNPELEGWISKTDSPTVASRGTLIICPASLVHHWKKEIEKHVKGNRLSVYLYHGPNRQRSTSVLAEHDVVVTTYSLVSKEVPVEKEDAGKAGELSPLLRVVWARVVLDEAHNIKNPKVQTSMAVCKLRARARWAVTGTPIQNNLLDMYSLLKFLRCSPFDEYKLWKAQVDNGSKRGAERLNILTRSLLLRRTKDQQDSTGKPLVSLPGRLCRVHRVKLSEDEQSVYDVLFAQSRSTLQNYLRRQEGTDRPVGDGSNPFEKVAREFGIEQQGARPGASSTIHILSLLLRLRQCCCHLSLLKKTLDPSELQGDGVALSLEEQLCALSLSDTADSDTKATVSLNGNVFRADLFEESRQSTKISAILIEMQEIL; via the exons ATGGAGAAGGTTCTCTGCGAGCGACATG GCACCGTCTGCCTGCTGAAGACGGGAGTGAAGGAAGGCCCGAACAAAGGCAGAAGCTTCTACGTCTGCACTGCGGCATCGTGCGGGTTTGCGCCAGCAGCTGA GGTCCCACCATCACACTGTCTCCACCATGAAGATGCCCTGGTTGAACTTCAAGCTTTACTTCTCAGTGAGACACATAATAATCACAg GTTGCTGTTTCGCTGCGTAACCGGGAAACAGGCAGGAGAAAAGTGGTGTGGCAGTGTTCCATGGACAACGGAG AAAGACGCTGAGAAGAGACCTTTATTGGACAAGAAGGACCAGGTGTCCAACATGCCCCCAGTTAGAAATCCGTTCAAAGCTCCCAGTAAGATGGACAAAACCTCTGAGTGGAGAAAACTGGAGGACTCGGCGAGAGGAGAGACGCTGAAAAGCCATGAGAAACGCAGAGAGGACGCACACGGAACAAAAGCGGGAACGCCGGGAGCGGCTGGCGACTGGGAAAGTGGGCATGGCCTCAATAGGGAGGAAACCGCTTCAGAACCTTCAGAGTCATGGAGAAGCAAGAAACTTCCTCCTGGGATGAAGATTAAGGCACGAGCATCtggtgaggagcagagctggaagGAGAAGGGAACTGAGAATGGGAGTAAATCGGAGAAACCCAGAGGCCAGGAcaaggaggagaggaaggaaacCAAGTCAGCTGCTCCTAAGAACCCGGAGGCCCTGGGGGagaacacagctcacactaaCGCTGAGCAGCGTCCGGGTCCACAGAGCGGTAAATCAGGCAGCGCCAGGCCTGTCGTAGATGTTTCAGCTTCTAAGACTGCCCACAGAACAGAGTGGAGCGAGAGACAGGAGAAGAACACTGCACAAGCTCTGTTTGGAGACTGGAGTGGTAgtgatggtgatgaagatgatgatgatgatgatgatggtgatgatgatgttcAGCTGGTCTCCGTGCAGCCCGCGCCCCAGCTGACCTCTCCGGCCGCACTCGTGCAGACAACCCTCACCTCTTATCCAGGCTTCCACGCTGCCTcgcaggtcaaaggtcaggagGAAGACCCCAGAGCTCTGCACAACCAGCTTTCAACACAGCTGAAACAGAAGAAG gccACACTCTCAGCGGTGAACGTGTCCGTTCTGCCTGATAAGGGCGAGAGGCTGAAGTCTCAAGTGAAGCAGCTGGAAGAAGCTCTGGAGTCTCTGAGTCTGACGCCCGATCAGCTCACTG AGTCCAGGGACGCAGACAGAGACACCTGGCGGAGACCCACACCCAAGGAGACCAACCCTTTTAGCCCAGCAGGGTGCGCCACCACCCCAGCAGGTCTGCCTCTCAGCCAGGGCTCCTCCCACACATCCTCAGGTAACCCCTCCCCATCCCCCTCTCAGGAAGGGCCATACAGCTGCTTTTCTGGAGTAAACAATTTGTTTGTTTCCGTCCCGTGTGCTGTGGCAGCGATGTCCCAGATCCAGGCTTTCTACGGCGGCAGGATGACGGAGGACAGGCTTCTGGCCGTGCGCAACGCCACCACCGAAGCCATTGACCACCTCCACCAATCCCTGGAATCATGCCCTTCCCCCGACACGGAGGCCGCCGACCCCAGAGGACTGAAG GTGCAGTTGTTGCCCCATCAGAGGAGCGCGCTGGCCTGGCTcctgtggagagagacacagaaaccCTGTGGGGGCATGCTGG cGGACGACATGGGTTTGGGGAAGACCCTCACAATGATCGCTCTAATTCTGGACCAGAAGAAGAAAGGCGAGAAGAACCCAGAGCTGGAGGGATGGATCTCCAAAACTG ACTCACCCACAGTGGCATCACGTGGAACTCTGATCATCTGTCCGGCGTCTCTGGTGCATCACTGGAAGAAGGAGATCGAGAAACATGTGAAGGGCAACAGActgagtgtgtatctgtaccACGGACCCAACCGTCAGAGGAGCACGAGcgt ACTGGCGGAGCACGATGTGGTCGTCACCACCTACAGTCTGGTTTCTAAGGAGGTCCCTGTGGAGAAGGAGGATGCTGGAAAG GCAGGCGAGCTGTCCCCTCTCCTGCGCGTGGTCTGGGCCCGCGTGGTTCTGGACGAGGCCCATAACATCAAGAACCCGAAGGTGCAGACGTCTATGGCCGTGTGCAAGTTACGGGCCCGGGCACGCTGGGCCGTCACTGGGACTCCAATCCAGAACAACCTGCTGGATATGTACTCACTGCTGAA gtTTCTGAGGTGCTCTCCGTTTGATGAATATAAGCTGTGGAAGGCTCAGGTAGACAACGGTTCTAAGAGAGGTGCAGAGAGACTGAACATTCTCACCAGGTCTCTCCTGCTACGCAGAACCAAAGACCAGCAGGACTCTACAGGCAAACCTctg GTGTCCCTGCCTGGGAGACTCTGCAGAGTGCACAGGGTGAAGCTGTCCGAGGACGAGCAGTCTGTCTATGACGTGCTGTTTGCCCAGTCCAG GTCTACGCTTCAGAACTACCTGCGGAGACAGGAGGGGACAGACAGGCCAGTAGGAGACGGGAGCAACCCCTTTGAGAAGG TAGCGCGTGAGTTTGGCATAGAGCAGCAGGGGGCTCGGCCAGGGGCCTCCAGCACTATCCACATTCTGTCTCTGCTGCTGCGACTTAGACAATGTTGCTGCCACCTGTCCCTGCTCAAGAAG ACGCTGGACCCGTCGGAGCTGCAGGGTGATGGGGTAGCCCTGTCTCTGGAGGAGCAGTTATGTGCCCTCTCTCTGTCGGATACCGCTGACTCTGACACCAAGGCCACGGTCTCCCTCAACGGGAACGTCTTCCGCGCCGATCTCTTTGAGGAGAGCCGGCAGAGCACCAAG ATTTCAGCAATACTTATTGAGATGCAGGAGATTC tgtgA